The Ignavibacteriota bacterium sequence CAAGTTATGATTTTTATTTTCAAAATGCAAATTAAATTATTATTACACAATTAACATAAAATTGCTATCTCGAATTTAAATTTTAATCATTTTAATAATTCTATGCCTAAAAGTAAATATGTATTATTTACTAAGGCATGAACTAATGCCGCATAAAAAACATTTTTAGTTTTCAGATATGTAAAACCGTAGGACCAGCCGGCTATTGAGGCTAAAGCGACAAATACAATTGAACCGGCATGAAAATGTACAATTCCAAAAATAACGCTTGTAATTGCGAGAGCCGTATACGTTCCGATTTTATCTATTTTTTTCTTTTCTATTAAATATGCCGCAATGAAAATCGCGATAGTTGCTGAAGGAATAACCCAGCCGTAATTTCCTTTCATAAAGTAGCCAGTTAAAAGAGAAAGGATTAACAAAATTATCATCCCCCATTTCCAAAAGATTAACCATTTCTGTGATTGATAAATTCTTTTAGAAAGTAAATTTTGAAGAAGTCCTCTAAAAAAAAGTTCCTCAAAAATTGCGGTATGCAGAAAAACAATTAAAATTTTACCAAAAATACTTAATATAAAATTTATTGAAAAATCGTTATAACCGATAAATTTAAAAAATCCGAAATTGACCCCAATTAACAAAGCTGCGGCATAAAATAAAAGCCATGAAATAACCGCAATCTTTAAGAAACCCAAATTAAAAACGGGAAAGAAACCAACATCATTTAATTTACGGACAATAGAAAAACTATATACACAAACAATTATAATTACGATTCTAAAAAGTGAATCAAATCCGCCGCCGTTAATGGGCATATTTGTATTCGGTTCAAATTTAACTAGCGTGGTCGGAAGTAAAAACAAAGTGAAAGTAAAAAAATCAATCCAATCGATTTTATATAGATTATCATTTTTGGCGATAAATATTAAGGTAGGAAATAAAATAAAAAACGGGAATAAAAATGTTGTTCCTTTTAGTGGATTATCACCATTTAGCACAATGTAAGAATAATAAAAAATAATGACAGCAATAGGGAATATAATGGCTTTACGAATATTGAAATTTATTAATGCAGATAAATATTTTGCCACTTTTGGAGAACCAATAAGAAAAAAAACTAAATACGCGGAAACAAAATAAAATGAAGATATTAAAATATCAGTAGTCTCAGTTGAATTCCAAGTAAAAGATAGAAACACGAAGTATAGCGCAAACGTAAGAATTACGCTTTGGTAAATTTCCTTTTTGATAGGACTAAATATTTCTGAAATATTCAATGGAATATTTAATTTAGTTGATTAAGCAATTCTTTAAAACTATAATATTCATAAGGTTCATTTGCCGCTGGTGTATTTACGCCGGCATTTGAAACCCAAAACTCCATAGTTTGCGGAGCAAATAATACATTGTGTAAATTACTTTTCATCGCAACAGGTCTATCCATTAAATGAATAGCGCTTTCCGAATCTATTTTGCCGAAATTTTCTTTTATTCTTGCTACTAAATCTTTATAACGATTTCCTGCAGACATAATCACAGCGTCCTGAACAGGTTCTTCAAGCTGTTTATGGTAAGTATTCGGATTAATAATTTCAAATCTTTTAGGTGATGTAGCCAATCCTTTTGCATCGGGAATTTTACCGTCGGCAATAACATAATAATATTCACAAGTGCGCGGAGTATCTTCAAAAAGTTTTACAGCTTCTGATAAGGACTTAGTACTTTCTAATCCGTCGCGCATTAAAAATGCCATCGGCATTCCATCCCATTCTCCTTCTCCTCTTCCTCCCATTTCTCCAAAACTAACTTGTTTATCATTCATTCCGGTTACTGATCCAATAAATCCGGCATATCCAACATTTACAAATGAGTTGTAGCCTTTTGGCTGAATAATGAAAACTACAGCATTGAATTGAAGTCCTATTTCTGTCATATAATCCAAAACCCTTCCATGGAAAAGTTTTCCATTTGAAGTTGAAGAATTAAAAACAGCAAATCCGGAACAATGAAATAATTCAGGGAATACATTTGTTAAATGAATTTCGTCCAAACTAATTCCGGACGTTTCTGAAAGGCCAACCATTTCATCTTCATATCTTTGAGGAATAAACGGTTTCAGTCTTTTATATGCATCTCTAAAATCATCAATAAACCACGATCTTTTTTCATTAGTGTAAACCCAGCACATTGTGTATAGTGTTGCATCAACCATATCTCTAATTTCATCTTTAAGAAGCGCTCCGTGAATTTGTCCTATTTCTTTATGTGAACCTTTAGCAAGTAAAACTCTGTTATTATCTTTGTAAATCAACTTACCTTTGCCAAACAATTTTTCCTTTCTGATAATTTTTGGAGCTTCGATTCTTGAAAGCAATAGCCCGCCGGTTCTTAAAGCTCCGCGGTATATAGCGGTATTCAATTCCTCACGTTTAATTTTAATAACTTTTGTTTCTTTATTTTGAGGGAATAGTGAATTTACAATACTGTTGATTTCCTCAAAATGAATAACTGCTTTAGATTTGTCGTTTGTAAGAATTAGCGAAACATCGTTGCCGTTTTCTTTATTTAATAATAATTGAATTAGAGTTGAGTCAATTTTTGTGTTTACCGAAGAATATAATTTATCATTTTCATTTTTTTCATCAAATGAACAATTAAACAAAATCCATGAAGCCAATCCCAATTTTTTTACTGCGGAGGATTCAAGCAGTTCTTTGGACTGCGGATATTTCGCCAAGACGTCGCCGATAAGCTTAATTACGTCAAAATTCTTCTTGTCTTTGCCGCCGCCCGCAACAATAACATTTGAAGGTGACATAAATACTTTTGTTGAATCGTTGTCGCTCTTAATAATATAGTTATTTTGATTATAGAAAACATCTGCGTTAAAATAATTTTCTCCGGTGTGAGAAATTTTGGCAATCAATGAATCTGATTTGTTGGATTTTGCGACTTCTATCGACACGAGAAAATTATAATTATCGCTTCCATTCTTTAGGTAGAAAGTTATATCGTTTAATAATGAATAAATTTTGTATGATGTGTGAATTCTGTTCCAATAAATTAAAACAGTCAATAACAAGACAAATAAAATACCAATCAATCCTTTTTTAATTATGTTTTTCATTTCATAACTCCAATGAAATTTAATTAACCGAACTTTAATTTATAAATTAAAATTATTAGTCCCAAAGGAAGCACAAAAACTTGAGACAAAATAATTGCCGCATCATTTGTTAAAATGCCGTAAGTCATCCACAAAAAATTATTTACGGAAATTAAAATAAAAGTAGGAAGTGAAAGAGCTTTTGTATCTTTTGTCCTAATGGTTTGTATTGCTTGAGGAATAAAAATTAGTGAGCCAACAGCAGCCGCAAAATATCCAATAATTTCAGGAATGCTCATATTTTATCCCAATAAAGCGGTTGAATTAAATAATTTCGAAAAAAAATAGAATTGATTTGTTTTAAATAAAATTATAAACAATACCCATTTGCCAAGATTCTTTCATCTGAGCAATTACGGATTCCGATTTTTTAAATATAAAATTATAAGTAAAACTTACGTTAAGCCAGCTATTCACTTTTGCAACCATACTATTGTCCCATCGAACATCCCACACATCAATTTCTTCAAATCTAGTAAACAAAATTAGATTTGATTCGGCAAAAATATTATCGTCCAATTTAATTTTTGCGTTTGTCACACTTTCAAAACCGGTTTCAAATTTATAAGTCTCCTCTTTATCAGAAGTTGAAACGTCATTGGTATATTTTGTATATCTGTCCGCAGTTGTATGTTGAAGCGCAATACCAAGTCTTGTTTGAAGCGCCGAAAGCTTGTCATAAGTAAACCCAACGCTTTGCGTTATAATTGCGGGATCAAAAAAATCAGCTACTTTTACAGGTTTGGGACCTGAATAATCAAAGCCAGTTGTTAACTGTGTTCTTATTGAATTACTGAAAAACGGATCGACTTTCCAGCTTGCATGATAGGAAAGTACTTGATCCAAATAAAATTCATTTTCGTTGGTTCTGTAATCTTTTCCGTCAAACTTTGTTCTGCCGTATAACGAACGAAACTTTGTCTTAAACCCTATATCATCATCATCAAACTTAAAATTAAAATCGTAATTTAAAGTCCACGTTAATGAATTTTCTCCGCCTTTTGTCCAATTGCTGAAAGCAACTTGACTAAAATTTAATCCACCAACCATAGTTGTTGACCATCTGCTGTCAACTGTGTCTTTAATTTGCGCTTGAATTTCTAAAAAGGCAGAAAGGAAAAACACAATTATAATGAGAAAAATTTTGTTCAACTTCATCATAAAATTTGCATAAATTTTGCAATCGATTGTTTAGCTAAACCAAAGATAAACAATGATTTGTATAATGTCAATTAAACTACCTTAATAAGAAGTTTTTAACCGATTTTGACTAATAGATCCAAAATTTCATCAGCTGAAGCGGTTCCGGTTTGAAATAATTTTTGAACCGTCACAGCGGCGGCTACATTAGCCAATTCTAATGTTTCCTGTAAACTGCATTTGCATCCCAAAGCGCAGGCTATTGCCGAAAAAACCGTATCCCCGGCGCCGACAATATCCAATTCGCCTTGCAATTTAATACCAAAAGTCTCACAGAAGCCATTTTTATCAGTACCGATTATTCCATTTTCTCCCCTGGTAATAAAAACAGGCTTTTGAGTTTTACTAAACAATTCATCGGCAATATGCATTAAATCGCCAACCTGCAAATCTCGCTTATCAAGATATTCATTGGAAGATAAATATGCGGCTTCTTTGTTGTTTAATTTATAACTCACATTATTAAATTTGGATGCAAAATGTCTTGAATCCAAAAGAAAAATCTTATCGGGATTTTCTTCAATTATTTTATTTAATCCATCAATAAATTTTTGATTTGTAATACTACCGGGAACCTGTTGGTTTATCATAAAAATATCTAAATCTTTAATTGAGCTTTTTATATTTTCCAAAATTAAATTATCTGATTCTTCCGTACGAACATTATAAGTTCCAAAGTCAATTCTCGGCTGCTCTTTTCCGTTTAAAATTCTTTTTGAAAAAGTATACGACTCAAAATTCTCTTTTTGAATTATCATTCCGTTCGTATTAGCATTAATACTTTTTAATTGAAAAATCATTTCTTTGCCAAAAACATCCGTCCCATAAATTCCAAAAACTTTTAGCTCTTTAGGTTTCAGCGCAGAAATATTCGCGGCAACATTTGAAGCTCCGCCGAGGGTATAATATTGTTTTTTTACGGACTCTGCTTGAAGTCCGGTTTCCAAAGAGATTTCTGAACCTCGCGGATCCAAAACCCAATATGCGTCAAGACAAAAATCGCCGTATAATCCTATTTTTGTCTCATTTATTTGCTTAAAAATTTCTTTAAATCTATCAATTGTTGTTATCATTTTTCTTTCCGGTTTTTTCAGAAATTATTTATTCAATTTAAATTTGTAAACGGTTTTAGAGTTAAAAATTTCATTTGGATTTAAGATTGTACTTGGAAATTCAATATTATTTGGAGAATCGGGATAATGTTCGGTTTCCAAACAAACACCGGTTCTAGGTAAATATGCGATATTGTTTTTTCCTATAAATTTTTCAGTTAAATGATTTCCCGTATATAATTGAACAGCCGGTTCAGTTGTAAACATTTCGACAATTCGCCCACTTTTATTATCAACTAAAATAGCATTTAATTTTAAATTTCCATTAAAATTATCAAAAATAAAACAATGATCGTAACCAAATCCATTTTTTAATTGTTCATGATCCAAATTTATTCTTGAACCGATTTTGGTTAGTTTGGTAAAATCAAATGGAGTTCCGCTTACTTGATCAATTTTTCCTTTTGGAATCGCTAAAGTATCGATTGGCAAATAGTTCCCGGAGTTTATCCATAATTCATGATCCAGAATTGTATTTGTACAATCACCCGTTAAATTAAAATAAGTATGGTTCGTTAAATTTAGATGAGTCTTTTTATCTGTTTCAGCTTGATATTCAATTACCAATTCGTTTTCATTATTCAACGTGTATTTCAATATTGTTATTAAATTTCCTGGATAACCTTCTTCGCCATCCTTGCTTAAGTATTTTAATTTAATCGCACAATGATCATCGCTAATTATTTCTTCAGCTTCCCAAACTACTTTATCAAAACCTATACTGCCTCCGTGCAAATGATTCTTTCCTTCATTTGGAGTGACGTTGTATTTTATTCCGTCAATTTCAAAACTTGAATTTGAAATTCTATTTGCGTATCGGCCGCAAATGCTCCCAAAATAAGGAGTATGTTTTACATACTCATCCATTTCATCATATCCAAGAACAACGTCTTCAATTCTTCCGTTTTTATCGGGAACAAGAACCGACTGAATTATTCCTCCGTAATTTGAGATTTTTACTGACATTCCATTAGTATTTACCAGCGAAAATAAATAAACCGTTTCCGAGTTTTTTGTTTTTCCCCAAATTGTTTTTTCAATATTCATAATCTTTCCGCAATTTTAATTTATTATTCTTTGATCCAATTTTCCATAAAAGTTACATGCTTAATTGATTTTTCATTTTCTGAATTACTAAATGAATAGGTCAATTGAATTTTACCGTTCTTTGCTTGTATTACAGAAGGATAAGAAAATGAGCCTTTCTCCTTTTCTGTTTTTTCCAAATTTCTTTTCCATTTCCAGCTTTTTCCTTCATCATCAGAAAGCGCCGCGCATAAACTATATCTTCCGTCATCAACATCATTATAAATTAGGAGCCAATTGCCGCTGTGTAATTTTATAATTTCTATACTTGCTCCGGGATTTGGTATATCCGATTTTTTTGCGAATGTCCATGAATATCCTTCATCATTAGAATGACTAATAAAAATTTTCCCCGGCGAATCACCGTCATCACGCATATATGCATCAATTGTTCCGTCATTTTTAACAATCAAACTTGGCTGATTCAATCCTCTTCCAACAATCGGTAAACCGCAATTCCAAGTATTTCCATCATCTTCGGATATTGCGATAAGTCCAAAATTAAATCCATCCGAATATAACGGTAATAATATTTTACCATTTTTTAAAATTATCGGATGAGTTCTTGTCATCCAGCCCGTTTCTCTTTTCACAGGATCTTTTGCGGCTTCGATTAGCAGTTCCTCGTAAGGCAAAGCATATTCAGCCCAAGCCAATTCATCATTCGTATTTTCTTTAAATTGTTTATCTACAGTTACTTCAAATTCTTTTCCGGGTTTCATCAAAATTATATCTTGCCATTGCCAGTTTGGAGCTAAATCGTTTTCATAATCTTTTGTTGTTCTAACTTTAAGAACAGATGTTTCCCATCGATTGGCTCTCACAACAACCCAAATTAAAAACAGTTTATTTTCATTATTTAAAAATAAAATTGGATTGCAGTCGGGTTGTCCCGGAGAATCTGCCATTAAAAATGGTTTGCTCCAATTCACTTCGCCTTTTTTTAATCTTGATCCTTTTATTACCACGTCATTAGCCGTTCGTTCACCGCTGCCTTCAAACCAGCAAGTAAGAAAATCTCCATTCGGCAATTCAACAATACTGCTAGAATGAACATGTTCTTCCTGAAGCGGAAATATTAAATTTTCTTCAATTTTTGTTTGACTAAACAAAACACCGGAAATAAAAAGTACTAAAATTATTTTTTTCATTAAAAACTCTTTATTAAAATTAATTCAAAATCCAATCTACATCAAATGCTGCATGCTTAATTGAGTTTTGTTGGTTCCCTAAATGATACGAATATGTTGCATGAATTTTTCCATCTTTTGTCTGAATTACGGAAGGATATGAGTAACCTCCTTTATCCGAATGTTCAAGATGTTTTTTCCATTTCCAAGTTTTTCCTTCATCATCGGAAATTGAAACCGCCAAACTATATCTTCCATCTTCAACATCATTATAAACTAATAACCAATTGCCATTTTTTAATTTTAATACTTCAATACTTGCGCCGGGATTTAAAATTTCAGAGTCTTCTGCAAATGTCCAGTTTTCTCCATTATCGAATGATTCTGACATCATTATTCTGCCAGGTTCATCTCCGCTATCGCGCATAAATGCCGAAATTGTGCCGTCTTCTTTTTGAATAAGACTTGGTTGAATATTTCCTTTCCCCACAATTGGCAAACCGCAATTCCAATTACTTCCATCATCATCAGAAATAGCACATATTGAAAAATTAAATCCATCAGAATATAATGGGAGTAAAATTCTTCCGTTACCCAAAATTAATGGATGAATTCTAGTCATCCATCCGGTTTCCCGTTTTTTTGGATCTTTTGAAGCTTCATAAATCATTGTTTCGTAAATTGGAGCGAACCCAGACCAAGCAAATTCTTTATGCGTATTTTCCTTGAATTTTGTTTCAATCTCATCAACAAATTCATTACCAGGTTTAATAATAATAATATCTTGCCAATTCCAAATTGGAGCACCAACATTTTTGTAATCTATTGATGTCCGATATTTTAAAATGGAAGTTTCCCATTTATTAGATTGAACGACAATCCATGCTAAAAATAATTTGTTATTTTTATTAAGAAACAAAACAGGATTACAATCCGGCTGATTTGGAGTATCTGCCATTAAAAATGGTTTGCTCCAATTTTTTTCACCCTTAACTAATCTTGAGCCCATAATTGAGACGTCATTTGCGCTGCGTTCTCCGCTGCCTTGAAACCAGCAACTAAGCAAATCACCGTTCGGCAATTCAACAATACTGCTTCCATGAACGTGCTGACCTTGTAATGGAAATATAATATCCGCTTGGTAATCCTGCGCTGAAATAACTGATATTAAGGTAAAATAAATTAAAGCTTGATAAACAAATTTCATTCTAATTCCTTTTATTCAATAGGAAAAATCTTTTCTAAATTTATTTGGTTATTTTGATTTGTCACTTTATAAACCGGCCATGTATTTAATTTATTTGCCAAATCATGCGCTAATTCTCTTTTTCCATTTACAATATAAAATCTCATTCTCGTGTTTGGATTATTTTTATTTAGCTCCTCTCTAAATACCGCACGTTTCTCGTTTTGTCTCCAAGTAACTGCTAAATGCTCAACGCTGCAATCTTTAATAATAGAATAATCATTTCCCAGATATAAAAATCCATTTGATAAAGCCATTGCCGGATTTTGTTTTAGATCTTTTGGAATTTCGACAATTGTTTCTTCACCAGTACCGGCTGAATAATATATTTTATCAGATGTTTCAAACGCGATTTCAACCGCGCCATCATTCGGTCTTTTACAGTAAATATCAACCTTGTATATATTTCCATTAAATTTTTCTACTTCAATATTATAATCTTTGGCTCTCACATAAATTGGAAATGGCAAATAATCTTCCTCAAATTTTAATTCTTTTAGCTCCTTTTTTATTTTCACATTTCCGGTTTTTGTATCAACTTCAAAATATTCGTTTTCTTTCGGCAAAATATCAATTAATTCCTTAAATATTTTATCAAGAACCATTCTCGCATTTGCGACTTCATTCTCGGTGTACTGAACTTCTACCAACCACGGCGTCCAACCGCTTGAATCACTCACTTCCGAAAGCAGCAGATGTTTCCATGCTTCTTTTATTAATTCAAGAAGTTTTAATATGTTTTTCCCTAGTGACTTCGCGTAATCAATTAGTTTTTCGGCGGTTAATATTTCCCCTCGTAATTCATAGCTTAAAGCTCTTGTAATTCCATCTGTTTCAACGCCGCTTCTTTGTCTTCCCATCCACATAAATGGTCCGCAAACATTCATATTCCAAGTACCTTCAGGTATAAAGGGATAATCTGCAATTTTATAATCTTTATCGTTTTTTAATATGTCAACTAATTCTGTCATTGTTACAAACAGATAACCTTCATTCTCTAGTTTTTTAAATTCATCAATACTTTTCTTTTCTTGTTCAGGTACTTTATAAAAATTACTGTTATAATCTAAAGTATTAAATACTTCGCCATCATCAAGAAATGACCAATCCCAATCTAAATTTTTAAGTTTCTTTTCTCCGGCACCAATTAAACCCAAAATAGAATCATAACCATATTTAACATTTACCAAAGGCATTGTTTTATCTCTGTAATAAGAATGAGGATCGGAACTTGTAACAACAACATCATATTTTCCTTTTAACGCTGACGCGAGTCCCGGGGAGTATTGAATTTCCTGACCGAAAAAAACTCTTGATCTTTTCAGATTATACTTTTCTAAAATCTCATCGGAAATTTCAATTGATTTCTGAAGATCATATGCCGGATAAGCAATAAAAAATTGATCGGAATAATGTGCGATCACCAATTCAATTTGTCCGCGATCAATTAATTTTCTTAGCAATTTTAAGACTTCAGGATATTCTTCTGCCATGGTTTCTATCGCATATCCCTGGAATTCAAAATCTGCTTTGTACTGAGGATTAAGATCGAAGAATTGCAAAGCAGGATAAAGTGATTCTTTAACAATTCTGTTTTCAATTCTATAATCGCCGGCAACGTACTGAAAATTATAATGAAATAATCCAATTGCGTATTTTGGTTTTGCGAAAATTGTGCTAATACTAACTATAACAAAAACTAACAGATATTTTCTCATTTTAAACTTTTCATTTTTTTAGATTACAAAATAATTTATTTCTAAATTTTAAAGAATATTATTGGCTTTCCTCACAAATAATTTTAAGACTTTCAAAATATACTTTGGAAGGCCTTCGATCATTTGTTCCGCCAGCAATTCCAATGTTAATTGATTTTGCAAGATCTTTTATTTCCGGTGAATCTCTAACAATTTCCCAATTTGTTCCATCGTAACTAAAATAACTAATAAATTTATTGCCATCTCTAATCAGTTTTAACCAAACTGGGAAAGGATTTTTCTTTTCATAATTAAAACTTTTAGTATTGTGCATCGAGCCATCGGCAAATTCATCCCATTGCGCACCATTTCTCTTTGGGGTAGAAAAAACTAAAAATGATCCTTTGCATCCAATTTCATCCACATTACTTTTTGTAATATCATTTCTAACGAATAACCCAGCTCTAAACCACTCGCTTACTCCTTCTCCAAATTTCTGAACTTTAACTAAGGCAATAAAATTTCCCGAAATCTTTCTATTCAAATAAATTGTACCATAAGAATCCTCGGCGTGTAAAAAATCGGTGCCGGAAGCTTCAATCTCAAAAATATTTTTGTCAATTGAGAAATTAAAATTACACGGCTGCGCGGTTGTTGAGCAAAATGTAGAAAGATCCTTATCTGATATTTTCTGCTCCTCACCTTTGTAAACTTCAATTTCAATCGGTTCATAATTTCCAATTGTTATTTTATGTTTTCCTAAATTAGGAATAATAGAAAAATTTACTTCCGAAATTTCATTCTCATTTAAACTGACTGACTTGGTTTCTGCAATTTTATTATCAACCAACAATTCAATTTTGAATTCTTGCTTTGCATTTTTTATATTCTGTACAACACTTTTTATAATTACATTTTCTTCTAATGGTAATTTATTCATTGAAGAGCGAATATCATTAACGACAAATTTTAACGGCTCACCTTTTACATTTATTTCTAATTCTGAACTTTCGTTTATAGAAATTCTATGTTTTCCCGGTTCATAAAATTGATAAATAAATTCTATTGTTCTAATATTATTTGAAATTATAGGAAACTTTTTACTTTCAGCAATTTTACCATCAATGTATAGATCAACACTTTCTATTCCACTTGAACCTAAATTTTTTACCTCGCTTTTTATCGAAACTTTTTCACCGGTTAAATATTCCTTTTTCTCATTTATTATTACAGAACCGGTATAAAATTTCGGATTTCCCAAGATTAATTTTTCGGGATCGTTTACTGGCTTTTCAATTAAAAAATTATCTTTATAAATATTATCTGTAATATATGCGGCACATAATTTCATTTCAGCTTGTTTTAAGTTGTAATAAATATTGTCGAAAGCATTCCATCCTTTCGACATGTTTTGAAAAAAGAATCCAACATTTTCGTTAGTTGGTGCAGGTCGTACATCATGAACCAAATTATTTCTTACAATAGAACCCGGACTCAAACCAAAAACCGCTATACCGCCTTCATCATCTCTCAGCATTGTGGCATATTCAACATGATTATATTCTACCAAATAATTTCCATCGCTTGATTCTTCTACATTAGGCCAACTGCCTACTGCTAAGCCGTAACTTCCAACATTGGAGACAAAATTATGATTAATTTCTGTTCTAAGCGTGTTTGACGCGCCAATTCCCATATGCGCATACTCGCCGCCTTCAATTTCATTGTAAGAAATTGTATTATCATAAACCATGTCATTCCAAGATTCAGGTTTTGCCGCACCTCTTAATTCAATTCCGCTGCCTTCAAAATTCATAATCTTATTTTTTGTAATCAAATTTTTATAACTGCCCAAACCTAATTTAATTGGAGTTTGTCCGACATTGTTGATCTTACAATTTATAATCTCGCAATTATTTGCGTATACAAGATCAAGAGTCGCTTCACCGCCAAAAGAAGTTGTAGTAAATTCCAAATTGTAAAATCTTAAATTTCTAATAGGTTTATCTTTCTTTCCAATAACTTTGAAAAGGGATTTAGAATAAGGCACATAAACATCCGCTTCATTAAGATTCGTATTTTCATTTGAAGGTAAAAATGACAATATTTTTTTTGAACTATTATAAAACCATTCTCCGGCAGTATCCAAAATTGATTCAACATTATCAATAAAGTATTTTGGAGGAATGATCATTATTTCCGAATTGGGTTTTTCTAAATACGCAATATTATTTACTTCATCAATTTTAGATATTTTTCCAAAAACAGTTCCCCATCTTACGAACATTGTCAAATTATTTGTAGATAAATTTTCCCAATTCTTTAAATCACCTTTGTTAAATTTAAATGAGCTTGAATCGGTTGGAATACCGACTGTATTAAAGAATCCCTTATTTGGAGCCCTAGCGAGAGTTTGTCTTTTCCCATTAACATATAATTCTTTAACTTTACTTAAATTTACTTTTGTCTGCCAAATTCCGTTTTCGGCTTTGATCCAATTAGCTATTTTTTTACCGCCGGAGATTACCGCATTTTCACCCGGATAAGAAGCATAAGTCACAAAGTAATCTTTTAATTTATGGTATTCAAATGCTCCAGTCGGAAGATCCGTTTCTACTCTTTCTCCGCCATCATTAGGTGAAAAAGTAATTGAACTGTCAATTGAATAAATTCCTTCTCTTATTAAAACAAGAATATCATTTCCACTGCCGAATTTATGAGTTGAACCTATAAATCTTTTTTCAACCGGCGGAAGTTTTTCTTTATAGATTTTTTGCTTTAGATTAATAACTGCTATTCTTGCTCTTTCAATTGTGGCAAATGGTCCATCAGTTTTTTTTGCGTTTGGTTCCGCCAATTTACCTGACCAATTATCATTCCCTTTTGTCGACACATAAAAATCGGCGGTTTTGTTTTCAAGATTATACTCTTTGTAAATTTCACCTCTGAGAAATCTTCCTTGTGAAAACAAATGTCCAGTAAGAACCAATATTATAAATAAAGTATGATAAACAAAAAATGCGTTAATATGCTCGGGTTTAAATTTCATTTTAATTCCAGTTTAGATTA is a genomic window containing:
- a CDS encoding exo-alpha-sialidase; translation: MKKIILVLFISGVLFSQTKIEENLIFPLQEEHVHSSSIVELPNGDFLTCWFEGSGERTANDVVIKGSRLKKGEVNWSKPFLMADSPGQPDCNPILFLNNENKLFLIWVVVRANRWETSVLKVRTTKDYENDLAPNWQWQDIILMKPGKEFEVTVDKQFKENTNDELAWAEYALPYEELLIEAAKDPVKRETGWMTRTHPIILKNGKILLPLYSDGFNFGLIAISEDDGNTWNCGLPIVGRGLNQPSLIVKNDGTIDAYMRDDGDSPGKIFISHSNDEGYSWTFAKKSDIPNPGASIEIIKLHSGNWLLIYNDVDDGRYSLCAALSDDEGKSWKWKRNLEKTEKEKGSFSYPSVIQAKNGKIQLTYSFSNSENEKSIKHVTFMENWIKE
- a CDS encoding exo-alpha-sialidase, yielding MKFVYQALIYFTLISVISAQDYQADIIFPLQGQHVHGSSIVELPNGDLLSCWFQGSGERSANDVSIMGSRLVKGEKNWSKPFLMADTPNQPDCNPVLFLNKNNKLFLAWIVVQSNKWETSILKYRTSIDYKNVGAPIWNWQDIIIIKPGNEFVDEIETKFKENTHKEFAWSGFAPIYETMIYEASKDPKKRETGWMTRIHPLILGNGRILLPLYSDGFNFSICAISDDDGSNWNCGLPIVGKGNIQPSLIQKEDGTISAFMRDSGDEPGRIMMSESFDNGENWTFAEDSEILNPGASIEVLKLKNGNWLLVYNDVEDGRYSLAVSISDDEGKTWKWKKHLEHSDKGGYSYPSVIQTKDGKIHATYSYHLGNQQNSIKHAAFDVDWILN
- a CDS encoding DUF3078 domain-containing protein; this translates as MMKLNKIFLIIIVFFLSAFLEIQAQIKDTVDSRWSTTMVGGLNFSQVAFSNWTKGGENSLTWTLNYDFNFKFDDDDIGFKTKFRSLYGRTKFDGKDYRTNENEFYLDQVLSYHASWKVDPFFSNSIRTQLTTGFDYSGPKPVKVADFFDPAIITQSVGFTYDKLSALQTRLGIALQHTTADRYTKYTNDVSTSDKEETYKFETGFESVTNAKIKLDDNIFAESNLILFTRFEEIDVWDVRWDNSMVAKVNSWLNVSFTYNFIFKKSESVIAQMKESWQMGIVYNFI
- a CDS encoding CPBP family intramembrane metalloprotease produces the protein MFLSFTWNSTETTDILISSFYFVSAYLVFFLIGSPKVAKYLSALINFNIRKAIIFPIAVIIFYYSYIVLNGDNPLKGTTFLFPFFILFPTLIFIAKNDNLYKIDWIDFFTFTLFLLPTTLVKFEPNTNMPINGGGFDSLFRIVIIIVCVYSFSIVRKLNDVGFFPVFNLGFLKIAVISWLLFYAAALLIGVNFGFFKFIGYNDFSINFILSIFGKILIVFLHTAIFEELFFRGLLQNLLSKRIYQSQKWLIFWKWGMIILLILSLLTGYFMKGNYGWVIPSATIAIFIAAYLIEKKKIDKIGTYTALAITSVIFGIVHFHAGSIVFVALASIAGWSYGFTYLKTKNVFYAALVHALVNNTYLLLGIELLK
- a CDS encoding galactose mutarotase yields the protein MNIEKTIWGKTKNSETVYLFSLVNTNGMSVKISNYGGIIQSVLVPDKNGRIEDVVLGYDEMDEYVKHTPYFGSICGRYANRISNSSFEIDGIKYNVTPNEGKNHLHGGSIGFDKVVWEAEEIISDDHCAIKLKYLSKDGEEGYPGNLITILKYTLNNENELVIEYQAETDKKTHLNLTNHTYFNLTGDCTNTILDHELWINSGNYLPIDTLAIPKGKIDQVSGTPFDFTKLTKIGSRINLDHEQLKNGFGYDHCFIFDNFNGNLKLNAILVDNKSGRIVEMFTTEPAVQLYTGNHLTEKFIGKNNIAYLPRTGVCLETEHYPDSPNNIEFPSTILNPNEIFNSKTVYKFKLNK